TGCTCCACGAACGGATACGCGTACAGGACGGTGAAGAACAGCCCGGGCAGGACGACGGCCGGCAGCAGGACGTTCCACATCAGGGTGTGTCCGGCGAGGTTCGTCTCCCAGGGCGGTACGAGGCGTAGCGCGCCCTCCAGGAAGCCGACGTAGAAGTCGGGCTGGGAGCCGGTCGACACCACGTCCGGGCGGTAGGGGCCGTACACCCACACGGGGTTGATCTGCGCGAGCCCGCTCAGCAGGGTCAGCAGGCCGAAGACCATGAGGAACAGGCCGCCCGAGGACGCCGTGAACTGGGGGACCATGGGCTTGCCGACGGCGTTCGCGTTCGTCCTGCCCGGGCCGCGCCAGTGCGTGTGCTTCAGGTGGAAGACGAGGATCAGATGGACGGTGACCAGCGCGATCAGCGCCCCGGGCAGCAGCAGGATGTGCAGGCTGTAGAGCCGGGGCACGATGTCCTGGCCGGGGAACTCGGCGCCGAACGCGAACATGCTCACGTACGTGCCCACCACCGGGATGGAGAGCATGATGCCCTGGGCGATGCGCAGGCCCGTGCCGGAGAGCAGGTCGTCCGGTAGCGAGTAGCCCGCGAACCCCTCCGCCAGGGCCAGCACGAACAGCGTGACGCCGATGACCCAGTTCAGCTCACGCGGCCTGCGGAAGGCGCCCGTGAAGAAGATCCGCAGGAGATGCGCGCCGATCGCGGCGACGAACACCAGGGCCGCCCAGTGGTGCACCTGCCGGATGAGGAGTCCGCCGCGCACGTCGAAGCTGATGCGCAGGGTGGAGTCGAAGGCCGCGGACATCCGGACCCCGCTCAGGGGCACGTACCGGCCGGCGTAGACGACCTCGTGCATCTCGGGCTGGAAGAAGAAGGTCAGCCACACCCCGGTCAGCAGCAGGACGATCAGGCTGTAGAGGGCGAGTTCGCCGAGGAAGAACGACCAGTGGTGGGGGAACGCCTTGCGCAGCAGTCCGCCGCCGTCGTACAGCGGCAGCCGCTCGTCGGTCGCGTCGGCGGCCCTACGGACCGCGCTGTCGCGCTCACCCTCCACGGACCGCCTCCCTCCACACCGGTGCTCGGCTCATGCCTAGCCGCCGGTGCGCCGGACGAGTACGCGTTCCGCGCCGAACACCCGCGCGGCGCGGCAGAGGCACCCGTTCGGTCGAGCGGGGGGATCGCCGGGCGGGTGTGACCGCGCTTCGGGCTCAGTCGTCGAACGCGGTGCGCGGGGTGGCGGCCATCAGCTCGATGGCCTCGATGTAGCGGCGCAGGTGGTCGTCCCGCACCGCTTCGGGGCCGGCGCGCCGCTCTCTGCGCGGTCTCGATCGCGGTCGAGAGCGCGTTCGCGTCTGACGACATCGATCCGCTCAGTACTCGTATGTACATGGTCAGAAAGAAACGGAGATCTTCGCGTTCCGAAACTCTTTGGGCCAGTCCCGGAACACGTCACCCCCTCGGGGGACGGGCTCCGTACGGTCGGGGCACCAGTGGGGCCGGAGGAGCCCGGGCCCGCGCAAGTGGCAGGAGAAGCGCCATGGCGAATGTGGAGATCTCGCTCAAGGAGACGATGACCGCGGTGGAGGGGGCGGTGGGGGTCGCCCTCGTCGACTACACCAGCGGCATGGCCCTCGGCACGCTCGGCGGCGGCAAGGACCTCGATCTGAACGTCGCCGCGGCCGGCAACACCGATGTGATCCGCGCCAAGGTCCGCACCATGGAACACCTGGGGCTGAAGGGCGAGATCGAGGACATTCTGATCACGCTCGGCAGTCAGTACCACCTCATCCGGCTGCTCAAGGGCCGTGGCAGCAACGGACTGTTCCTCTATCTCGTCCTGGACCGCGGCCGGTCCAACCTGGCCATGGCCCGCCACCAGCTCAAGCGGATCGAGGCAGAGCTCGAGGTGTAGCGATCCGGACGGTCCGCGGCTTCGCACACCCTCGAATTGAAGCCTTCTTCATCTCGACACATCCAGATCGGCGCATCACACGGGTGTGCGGAGCCCGCAGCCACCAGAATCGTGGCGCAGCACGCCGCGCGCGGCGGCGTGGGGACGGGCGGGCCGCCGCGCCATCGAGCACCGGGCACCGAACGCGGCAGGGAGCGAGCGACAGACATGCAGGTTCCCCTCTACCAGGCCAAGGCCGAGTTCTTCCGCATGCTCGGGCACCCCGTACGCATCCGGGTCCTCGAACTGCTGCAGGGCGGCCCCGTCGCCGTGCGGGACCTGCTCACAGAGATCGAGATCGAGCCGTCCAGCCTGTCCCAGCAGTTGGCGGTGTTGCGCCGGTCCGGGATCGTGGTGTCGATCCGGGAGGGGTCGACGGTCAGCTACGCGCTCGCGGGCGGTGACGTGGCCGAATTGCTGCGCGCCGCCCGCCGCATCCTCACCGAACTCCTCGCGGGGCAGAACGAGTTGCTGGCCGAACTGCGCCAGGCCGAGCTGCCGCTGTCGGTGCCGCAGGGCGGCCCCGGCCGGACATGAGCGGAACCGGCCGGTGCCGGTTGCCGAACAGCGGGGCGAAGCTCGAACAAAACAGGTTGAACGCCACGGTTCGCCACCCCTTCCGCCATGTAGAAATATCTACCAGCATGCATATGCCCGGTCGGCACGTGGTCGACGGCGGACTGCACACGGAGCCGACATGAGCGATGCGATGTGGATGCGCGGCGTGGAGTGGCTCGCCGCCGCCGCGAAGGACCCGCGGATGTGCAAGCGGGAGTGGGACCAGGGCGACGGGATCGCCCTGCTGGAGGCGGGCCGTTACTGGGACGTGCTCAGCGTGCCCGACCGGCTGGGGCTGCTCACCCTGGACCTGCTGTGGCAGGCATCGCGTCCCGCGCCGGGACCGACGCTGGTGGACACCGCGGCGCACCGGGTGGGTTTCTTCCTGCCGCCCGACCCCGGGAGCCGGTGGATCGGAGCGGGGCTGCGGCGCGCGGGCCGGGGTTCCTGGGTGGCGGTGCCTCCGCCGTACCGGGCGGCCCGGTTCATGGAGTGGCTGGTTCCGCCGGACGGGACGGGTGCGCTGCACCCGCCCGCCACACTGGAGTTGGCGCTGCGCCAGGCCAACGGCACGCTGGCCGTGCTGACCCCGGTGTGCGGCCGGTAGCACGTCAGGGGCGGAGTCCGGACGGGCAGTCGTCGCGGGGCGGCGCGGGAGAAGGCCGGTCCCTGCCGGGGCAACGCGACGGGCACGCCGGCGTACCGAAATTCAGACAGTCCTCGCAGAAGTGAACAGATGCCGGGCACTTTCGGAGCCAAGTCTCGCTCAACCGCCGCGGGATCGATCGATGACGGTGTGTACTGTGCTGCGAGTGCCCGGTTCGAACGCTCGAACCCGCCCCGTCCCACTCCGCCCCTGCCCTGAATTCCGCGACGACGCCCGACCCTCCCTGGAACCGAATCGATGATGGACTTACCGGACCTGGTGACCGGCGGCCTGGCCGTCGGCACACTGTCCGCGCTCGCCCTCGGCGGCGGCCTGCTGCGGCTACGGCGGCAACAGGCCAGGCAGCGAGCGGAGATCGCCGCGCTGCGCACCCAACTCGACGGCTCCCTGCGGTCGTTCACGGCCGAGGTCGAGCATCTGGCGGCGCAGCGCGTGCCCGCCGCCGCCCGCCAGGTGGCGCATCCGCATCTGGTCGTGCCGGGCCCGCTCCAGCCGCTCACCACCGGCACCCCCCTGGGCATCGCCCTGGAGAACGTGGTGCTGGCGCTGCAGTCCGAGGTGGCCGCCCAGCGCACCCGGGTCGACGCCGCGGCGCAGGCCGGGATGCGGGGCGCGACCCGGGAGATCCAGGCGGCCCTGTACCGGTTGCAGGACGCGCTGCGGGGGCTGCAACAGCGCTACGACGACCCGGAGTTGGCGCAGACCCTGTTCCGGCTGGACCACGAGAACGAGCAGTCGCTGCGCCGCGCGCAGGTCGCGGCCGTGGTGTGCGGGGCGTGGGTCGGGCTGGCCCGCGAGGAGTCCCACGTGGTGGACGCGGTGACCGGCGGTCAGGCGCGGCTCTCGGGCTACCACCGGGTCGAGGTCCACAACCACCTGGAGGCCGGCACCGCCCTGGTCTCGCACGCCGTCGAGCCGGTGGCCATCATCGTCGCCGAGCTGCTCGACAACGCGCTGCGGCACTCCGCGCCGGACACCTCCGTCGTGGTGAGCCTGCAGCACGTCCATCACGGGGTGTGCGTCACGATCGACGACGCGGGTCTCGGCATGACGCGGGACGAACGCGACCGCGCCCAGCGGCTGGTGGCCGGTGACGACCTCATCCTGCTGACCGACCTGGGCGATCCGCCGCGCATGGGGCTGGCCGCGATCGGCCGGCTGACCCGGCAGTTCGACCTCGGCGTCGACGTGTCCTCGGCCTCCCCGTACGGCGGGGTGCGCGCGGTGCTGCGGGTCGACAGCCACCTCCTCAGCACCCTCGACCCGGCCGACCGGCCGCCGGCCGCGAGCGCCCCACGCACGACCCGCACACCGCGTACGACCCCTGCGACTCCCAAGGCGGCGCCCGACCGGCCCGCACCCGTCCGTCCCGCGCCCTCGCACGCGTACGGCACGGAGGCCGGTGCCCCGGAGGCACCGCCCGGGCATCACGAGCCGCCGGACACCGACGGCCTGCCGCAGCGCCGGCGCCGCACCCGGGCGACCGCACCGCAGGAGACCCCCGTGGTCCGCCCGGCGCGCCGCCCGGAGGAGGCCGCGGCCGCGCTCGGCGCGCTGCAGTCCGGCACCGCGGCGGCCCGCGCCGCCGCCGGGACCACCGGCGGGGCCGTCCCCGCGGACACCCCGGACGACGACACCGACCAGACCGACAACGAAGAGGGAGCGGCCAGATGACCAGCCGCAACACGGGTGACACGGCATGGGTGCTGGACCCGATCCTGCAGGTGCCGCACGTGCTGGCCGCCGTCATGCTGACCCGGGACGGGCTCGTGACGGGGTACACCGACGCCCTGTCGCAGCCGTCGGCGGAGCGGGTGGCCGCCATCACCAGCACGGTGCAGGGGGCCTGCCGGACGGCGGCGGCGGCGTTCGCCGACCGGGAGCAGGCCGACGTACGGCAGATCGTCATCGAGTCCGACCACGGATACGTGCTGATCGTGCCGACCGACCACGGCACCTGTGTGGCCGCGTACGGCGACGGCGAGGTGCGGCTGGACCTGCTGGCGCACCGGGTGCACTCCCAGGTGGCGCGACTGGGTGAGAAGGCCATGGCGTCCCCGCCCCGAGGAGCCGACGACAACCCTCCGGCATGACCGGCCGCCCGGCAGGCCGCCCCCTGGTTCCCGCGTACCTGTCGACCGGCGGTGTGGCCCGGCCCAGCCGCCCCCACCTGGAGCGGCTGTCGGTGCTCGCCCGCAGCGGCGAGCCACCGCCCGTCGGCCTCCCGGCCGCCGAACTCGCCCTGCTGGACACGCTGGAGGGCGGCTCGCTGGCGGTGGTGGAGGCGGCGGCGCTGCTGCGGCTGCCGGTCTCCGCGGTGCGGGTGCTGGCGGCCGACCTCGTCGACCGGGACCTGGTCCTGGCCCGCGCGCCGATCCCGCCCGCCGACCGGTTCGACCCCGACCTCTTGAAGAGAGTGGCCGATGGCCTCCGCGCCCTCAAGCACCGCACCTAGTGCCGGCATACCCGGCGCACCCGGTGCCGTCCACCTGCCGGACACCGCACGCGACCTGGTGAAGATCCTGGTCGCGGGGCCGTTCGGGGTGGGCAAGACGACGCTGATCGACTCGGTGTCCGAGATCCGGCCGCTGCACACCGAGGAGCCCCTGTCCGAGGCGTCCGCGCAGGTCGACGACCTGGCCGGGGTGCGGGAGAAGTCGACGACCACCGTCGCCATCGACTTCGGCCGGCTCAGCCTGCCCGGTGACGTGGTGCTGTACCTGTTCGGCACGCCCGGGCAGGCGCGTTTCAGGGAGCTGTGGAACGACATCGCCTACGGGGCGCTGGGGGCGCTCGTCCTCGTCGACAGCCGCCGCCTCGACGCGTCGTTCGACGTGCTGGGCCTGGTGGAGGAGAGCGGGCTGCCGTACGCCGTGGCCTTCAACGACTTTCCCGACGCGCCCCGCCACTACGGCGAGGAGCGGCTGCGCCGGGCGCTGGACCTGGAACCGGGGACGCCGATGGTGACGTGTGACGCGCGGGACGCGAACTCCTCGATCGACGCGCTGCTCGCGCTGGTCGACCACTTGATCGGCCGCGACCCCGTGGAGGCCCGGTGACCACCTACCCCCCGCACCGGCACGACTTCTCCCGCTCCGCCCCCGTGCGGCTGTGGGAGGACGGCTTCGCACCGGATCCGCACCGCTACTACCAGGCGCTGCGCGCCCAAGGGCCCATCGGCTGGGCCGAGTTGGCGCCCGGGGTGCCCGCGTACGTGGTCACCGACCGGCGGGCCGCGCTGGACCTCATGCACGACGTGGAGACGTTCTCGCACGACCCGCGCGCGTGGGAGGAGACCGTGCCCGTCGACGCACCGGTGCTCGGCATGATGCGCTGGCGGCCCAACGCCCTGTTCTCCGACGGCGCCGCGCACCAGCGCTACCGCACCACCCTCATCGACGTGTTCGGCCTGGTGGAGCCGCACGACCTGCGCGGGCGCGTGCACCGGGCGGTGCGGCTGCTGGCCGGGCGCATCGGGCCGCGCGGCGAGGCGGACCTGGTCGCGGACTTCTCCCGGCCGCTGCTGGCGCTGGTGCTCAACGACCTGTTCGGGCTGCCGGACAGTCAGAGCGACCGGCTCAACGCGGGCCTGGGCAAGATGATGGAGGGCGGCCCGCAGGCCGTCGAGGGCGAGGCGCAGTTCGCGCAGTACGTGCTCGACCTCATCGCGGCCAAGGCCGAGCGGCCCGGCGACGACCTGCCCAGCCGGCTGCTGGACCATCCGGCCGGGCTGACCCGCGAGGAGGTCACCTGGCAGGTGTTCCTGACCCTCGGCGCCGGGTACGAGCCGACCTCGAACCTGCTGTCCAACACGCTGTCGCGGATCCTGGGCAACCCGCTCTACTACTCCACGCTCACCAACGGCGCCCGTCCCGTGATGGACGCGGTGGTCGAGGTGCTGCACCACGAGACGCCGCTGGCGAACTACGGCGTCCACTACGCCCGCGAGCCGATGGCCTTCCACGGGGTGTGGCTGCGCGAGGCGGTGCCGATCGTGGTGTCGTACGGGGCGCTGGGGCACTTCGCCGAGCAGCACGACACCGGCGGACGGCATCCGAACGACGCCTCGCATCTGTCGTGGGGCGCCGGGGCGCACGCCTGCCCGGTGAAGCAGCACACGCTGCTGCTCGTCACCGAGGCGATCGAGCGGCTCACCCAGTGGCTGCCCGACCTCGATCCCGTCCTGCCCCGCGAGCGGCTGTCCTGGCGGCCGGGCCCGTTCCACCGCTCGCTCACCGCGCTGCCCGTCCGTTTCAGCCCCCGCTCCCCCGCCACCGCCTCCGACCCCTCAGGAGTCCGTACGTGACCGTGACCGACCGCATCGTCCTCGACCCGTTCGGCGCCGATGTGCACGCCGAGAGCGCCCGGCTGCGCGCCCTCGGCCCGATCGTGCCCGTGGAGCTGCCCGGCGGCATCCCGGCCTGGGCGCCCACCGGGTACGACACCCTCAAGGCGCTGATCCTGGACCCGCAGGTCAGCAAGGACCCCCGGCGGCACTGGCGGCAGTGGCCGGAACTCGTCGACCACCCCTCGTGGGGCTGGATCCTCGGCTGGGTCGGCGTGGTCAACATGCTGTCCACGTACGGCGCCGACCACGCGCGGCTGCGCAAACTGGTGGCGCCGAGCTTCACCCACCGGCGTACCGAGGCGCTGCGCACGCGGGTGGAGGCGATCACCGGGGAGCTGCTGGACACGCTCGAGAAGGGCGCGGACACGGTCGATCTGAGGGCCGCCTTCGCCTACCCGCTGCCGATGCGGATCATCTGCGAACTCTTCGGTGTGCCGGAGGAGTTGCGGGAGGCCACCGGCCGGCTCATCGCGGCGATCATGGACACCTCCGATCCGAGCCCGGAGCACGCCGCGTTCGTGCAGGAGCAGATCGGCACGGTGCTGGGCTCGCTCATCGCCCACAAGAGCGAGCACCCCGGCGACGACATGACGACCGAGCTGATCCGGGTCCGCGACGACGAGGGCGACCGGCTCAGCGACGAGGAGCTGCTGTACACGCTGCTGCTGGTCATCGGGGCCGGTTTCGAGACGACCGTGAACCTGATCGGGAACGCGGTGGTGGCGCTGCTGCGCAGCCCCGGGCAGTTGGCGGCCGTGCGCGGCGGCGAGCTCGGCTGGGACGCGGTCGTGGACGAGACGCTGCGGCTGTACCCGTCGATCGCCACGCTGCCGCTGCGGTTCGCGGTCAGCGACCTGACGGTGGGTGACGTGACGATCCCCGCCGGGGACGCGATCATCACGACGTACGCGGCGGCGAACGTGGACCCGGCGCAGTACGGGCCGGACGCGGAGGTGTTCGACGCGGCACGCGCGGCGGACGACCATCTGGCCTTCGGGCTCGGTGTGCACCGGTGCATCGGCGCTCCGCTGGCCCGGATGGAGGCGCTGACGGCGCTGTCCGCGCTGTTCGACCGGTTCCCCGGCCTGCGGCTGGACACCGGGTCCGGGGAGCTGCGGCAGGTGCCGTCGTTCATCGCGAGCGGCTGGCAGGAGATCCCGGTCCGGCTGCGGGACTGACCCGGCGCGGGTGCGACCGGTCCCCCGTGCCGGTCGCACCCCCGCGGCTCCCCGAACCTACGTGCCGGGTGACCGGGTTGTGTATCGTGCCGGTGCCCGCTCACGGAGCCGGAGGGCTCACCTGTGCACAGGTGCGTCCGGATGGCCCGATTCCGCCCGTTGGGCGTGTTCGCGCAGGTCGGGCTGGTCGAGGTCGCCGACCGCGAGATGGGCGAGGACGACTTCGTAGAGGTCGCTGCCGGCGGCGAGGAGCTGGCGTTCGAGGACGGGCTCGGCGCTGCGGACGTGTTCGCGGACGGTCTGCGCGTGCACGCCCAGCAGGTGCGCGGCCCGTTCGGCGTTGCCGCCGACGGCGATCCACGCGCGCAAAGTGCCGCGCAGGTCGCGGCCGTCGGTGTCCAGCCGGGCCAGCAGGTCCTGCGCCCAGGCGCGCAGCGCGGGCCCGCTGAGCAGCTCGCCGAGGCGGGCGGGGGCCGCCGCGGGGCCGGTGGGGTCGTCCGCGATGCCGACCTGGGTGTTGAGGGCGAGGTGGACGGCGGCCCGGACGGCGAGGTCGGAGAAGTCGGTGCGCAGCAGGGTCTCGACGCGTTCCATCCGGGCGCGGACGGTGTTGCGGCTCACCCCGAGCACCTTCGCGGCGTTCACGGCCGTGAACTCCAGGCCGAGCCGGGTGGTGGCGAGGAGCTCGGCGCGGGTGTGGTGCGGGAGGGCGTCGAGGGGGCGCAGCAGCCGGGTCGTCCAGGTGCGCAGGGCCGCGGGGTCCATCAGGCGTTCGGGGTGGGTGCGTTCGGCGTAGACGGCGCTCTGGCCGGGCCGGAAGCGGGCGACGGCGAGGGCGCTGACGGCCTGCCCGTAGGCGGTGGCGGTGCGGGCGAGGCTCTGGCGGACGCTGCCGCCGAGGAACGCCCCGGGGTTGCGGTCGCACAGGGCGCGCAGCGCGTGGCCCGTGCTGTCGTCCGGGACGACGACGATGACGTGGCCGGCCATGGCGGGGCAGCGCACGACGAGGGCCTCGTCGCGGGTCGCCGCCAGGCAGGCGGCGGCGAGCCGGTCGCGTTCCTCGGGGCTGCTCTCGACGACGTAGACGCAGGCGGTGTCGGTGTCCAGCAGGCCGGGCCACAGTCCGGCGGCGACGCGGCGGGCGGCGACGGTGTCCTCGACCATGAGTAGTTACAGGATGGCGAGGCGCAGGTCGGCGGTGGCGCGGGCCAGGCGATGCCCGGTCGCCGCGGTCTGCTGTGCGCGCAGGAGGACTTCGAGGACGCCCACGGTGTGCGTGACGATGCCAAAGACGCGCCGGTCGAAGGGGCTCGTGCGGGTCACGGCGAGCACGCCGGCCGAGGCGGGGCCCGGGAGTTCGACCCTGATCAGGCGCGCGAACCTGCCCTCGCCCTCCCAGGCGGCGGAGGCGATGCGGCCGCCGGTGATGTCGGCGACCAGGCTCTCGTCCAGCGGGGTGAGCGGTCCGGCGAGGGAGGTGCCGGTGTCGTCGCGCAGGGAGACGGTCGCGTCGGCCGCGTCCGCCAGCCAGTCGACGACGCGGCGGACGTCGCGTCCGGTGGGGCGCAGATGGTCGAGGAGTTCCCGCGCCCACGCCGAGTCGGCGCCGTCCGCCGAGTCGGCGCCGTCCGCCGGGTCGGCGCCGTCCGCCGGGTCGGTGTGGCGGTGCTCGTCGTCCCGGCCGGCCATCTCCGCGCTCTCCTCGTCCCTCCCGGCCCACACGGGCCGAACCGGTCATATCGGTCGGAAACGTTACCTCACGCGGCCATGGAGGCAAGGTGCGGCCCGTCGGCCCGCAGCGTCCTGACCTGCGGACGACGGTGCTGCGCGGCTCCGCCCCGCGCCACGGCATAAGCTCGGCCAATGGCCAAGTACTACGACGTGCACCCCGACAACCCCCAGCCGCGCATCATCTCCCAGGTCGCGGCTGCCATCCGGGCGGACGCCCTGATCGCGTACCCGACGGATTCCTGCTACGCGCTCGGCTGCCGGCTGGGCAGCAAGGACGGCATCGACCGGATCCGGGCCATCCGCGACCTGGACGACCGGCACCACTTCACCCTGGTCTGCCAGGACTTCGCGCAGCTCGGCCAGTTCGTGCGGGTGGACAAGGACGTGTTCCGCGCGATCAAGGCGTCGACGCCCGGCAGTTACACCTTCATCCTCCCGGCGACGAAGGAGGTGCCGCGCATGCTCCAGCACCCGAAGAAGAAGACGGTGGGCGTGCGCATCCCCGACCACGGCGTCACCCAGGCGCTGCTCGCCGAGCTCGGCGAACCCCTGCTGTCCAGCACCCTGTTGCTGCCCGGCGAGGAGGAGCCGATGACGCAGGGCTGGGAGATCAAGGACCGGCTCGACCACGTGGTGGACGGCGTGCTGGACTCCGGGGACTGCGGCACCGAGCCGACGACGGTCGTCGACTTCTCCGACGGCGAGGCGCAGATCGTGCGGCACGGGGCGGGCGACACCTCCCGGTTCGAGTAGGCCCGTTGTGCCGGGGGGTCCTCGCGGGCGGGTGAATGGTGCGTGCAACGATGGCCGGTGCCCGGTCTCGCCGGGCCTGATGACCCCTTGTCGCCGTGCACCGCGCAGAGAGGCACCCCCATGACCTCCGTTCAGGGAACAGCCGTTGACATCCGCACCGAGGACGGCGTCGCCGACGCCTACCTCGCCCATTCCGGTGACGGGACGCCCCGGCCGGGCGTGCTGCTCTACCAGGACGCCTTCGGACTGCGCCCGCATCTGCGGGCCATGGCGGACCGGCTCGCCGAGGCCGGCTACACGGTCCTGGTGCCCAACGTGTTCTACCGGCACGGGCGCGCCCCGGTCGTGGAGATGCCCGAGTTCATCGATTTCCGTGCGCGTCCGGAGATCTTCGAGACCCTCTACCCGCTCATGCTGTCCCTCACCCCGGAGCTGGTGGAGCGGGACGCCGGCGCCTACCTGCGGTGGCTGGAGGAGAGCGAGCTGGTCGCGGACGGCCCGGTGGCGCTGACCGGGTACTGCATGGGCGCGCGGCTCGTGATGTGGACCGCCGGCGCCTATCCGGACCGGGTCGCGGCGGCGGCCGGTTTCCACGGCGGCGGGCTCGCGACCGACGCCCCGGACAGTCCGCACCTGTCGGCCGGGCGCATCACGGCCGAGGTGTACTTCGGACACGCGGACAACGACCAGGCCTTGCCTCCCGAGCAGATCGAGCGTTTCGCGGACGCCCTCACCGCGGCCGGAGTCCGCCACACCTGCGAGGTCTACACCGGCGCTCATCACGGTTACACGCAGGCCGACACGGTCGCGTACGACGAGGCGGGTGCGGAGCGGCACTGGGTCGCGCTGCTGGATCTGCTCAAGCGAACCTTCTGATC
The Streptomyces sp. NBC_01485 genome window above contains:
- the qcrB gene encoding cytochrome bc1 complex cytochrome b subunit, giving the protein MEGERDSAVRRAADATDERLPLYDGGGLLRKAFPHHWSFFLGELALYSLIVLLLTGVWLTFFFQPEMHEVVYAGRYVPLSGVRMSAAFDSTLRISFDVRGGLLIRQVHHWAALVFVAAIGAHLLRIFFTGAFRRPRELNWVIGVTLFVLALAEGFAGYSLPDDLLSGTGLRIAQGIMLSIPVVGTYVSMFAFGAEFPGQDIVPRLYSLHILLLPGALIALVTVHLILVFHLKHTHWRGPGRTNANAVGKPMVPQFTASSGGLFLMVFGLLTLLSGLAQINPVWVYGPYRPDVVSTGSQPDFYVGFLEGALRLVPPWETNLAGHTLMWNVLLPAVVLPGLFFTVLYAYPFVEQWLTGEWREERHLCDRPRERPVRTGLGVAGIVFYGVLLLGGGNDIVAQTFRISVDTLTWILRVALVVGPVLAFLVTRRLCHALLAAERERLTDGEETGEVRQSVAGGYESDHRPVERFRPGAPRTPVSPPGRSPGLRTGRPFRRPRLPARRRR
- a CDS encoding ArsR/SmtB family transcription factor; this translates as MQVPLYQAKAEFFRMLGHPVRIRVLELLQGGPVAVRDLLTEIEIEPSSLSQQLAVLRRSGIVVSIREGSTVSYALAGGDVAELLRAARRILTELLAGQNELLAELRQAELPLSVPQGGPGRT
- a CDS encoding ATP-binding protein; translation: MMDLPDLVTGGLAVGTLSALALGGGLLRLRRQQARQRAEIAALRTQLDGSLRSFTAEVEHLAAQRVPAAARQVAHPHLVVPGPLQPLTTGTPLGIALENVVLALQSEVAAQRTRVDAAAQAGMRGATREIQAALYRLQDALRGLQQRYDDPELAQTLFRLDHENEQSLRRAQVAAVVCGAWVGLAREESHVVDAVTGGQARLSGYHRVEVHNHLEAGTALVSHAVEPVAIIVAELLDNALRHSAPDTSVVVSLQHVHHGVCVTIDDAGLGMTRDERDRAQRLVAGDDLILLTDLGDPPRMGLAAIGRLTRQFDLGVDVSSASPYGGVRAVLRVDSHLLSTLDPADRPPAASAPRTTRTPRTTPATPKAAPDRPAPVRPAPSHAYGTEAGAPEAPPGHHEPPDTDGLPQRRRRTRATAPQETPVVRPARRPEEAAAALGALQSGTAAARAAAGTTGGAVPADTPDDDTDQTDNEEGAAR
- a CDS encoding roadblock/LC7 domain-containing protein, translated to MTSRNTGDTAWVLDPILQVPHVLAAVMLTRDGLVTGYTDALSQPSAERVAAITSTVQGACRTAAAAFADREQADVRQIVIESDHGYVLIVPTDHGTCVAAYGDGEVRLDLLAHRVHSQVARLGEKAMASPPRGADDNPPA
- a CDS encoding DUF742 domain-containing protein, producing MTGRPAGRPLVPAYLSTGGVARPSRPHLERLSVLARSGEPPPVGLPAAELALLDTLEGGSLAVVEAAALLRLPVSAVRVLAADLVDRDLVLARAPIPPADRFDPDLLKRVADGLRALKHRT
- a CDS encoding GTP-binding protein → MASAPSSTAPSAGIPGAPGAVHLPDTARDLVKILVAGPFGVGKTTLIDSVSEIRPLHTEEPLSEASAQVDDLAGVREKSTTTVAIDFGRLSLPGDVVLYLFGTPGQARFRELWNDIAYGALGALVLVDSRRLDASFDVLGLVEESGLPYAVAFNDFPDAPRHYGEERLRRALDLEPGTPMVTCDARDANSSIDALLALVDHLIGRDPVEAR
- a CDS encoding cytochrome P450; the protein is MTTYPPHRHDFSRSAPVRLWEDGFAPDPHRYYQALRAQGPIGWAELAPGVPAYVVTDRRAALDLMHDVETFSHDPRAWEETVPVDAPVLGMMRWRPNALFSDGAAHQRYRTTLIDVFGLVEPHDLRGRVHRAVRLLAGRIGPRGEADLVADFSRPLLALVLNDLFGLPDSQSDRLNAGLGKMMEGGPQAVEGEAQFAQYVLDLIAAKAERPGDDLPSRLLDHPAGLTREEVTWQVFLTLGAGYEPTSNLLSNTLSRILGNPLYYSTLTNGARPVMDAVVEVLHHETPLANYGVHYAREPMAFHGVWLREAVPIVVSYGALGHFAEQHDTGGRHPNDASHLSWGAGAHACPVKQHTLLLVTEAIERLTQWLPDLDPVLPRERLSWRPGPFHRSLTALPVRFSPRSPATASDPSGVRT
- a CDS encoding cytochrome P450 family protein, translating into MTVTDRIVLDPFGADVHAESARLRALGPIVPVELPGGIPAWAPTGYDTLKALILDPQVSKDPRRHWRQWPELVDHPSWGWILGWVGVVNMLSTYGADHARLRKLVAPSFTHRRTEALRTRVEAITGELLDTLEKGADTVDLRAAFAYPLPMRIICELFGVPEELREATGRLIAAIMDTSDPSPEHAAFVQEQIGTVLGSLIAHKSEHPGDDMTTELIRVRDDEGDRLSDEELLYTLLLVIGAGFETTVNLIGNAVVALLRSPGQLAAVRGGELGWDAVVDETLRLYPSIATLPLRFAVSDLTVGDVTIPAGDAIITTYAAANVDPAQYGPDAEVFDAARAADDHLAFGLGVHRCIGAPLARMEALTALSALFDRFPGLRLDTGSGELRQVPSFIASGWQEIPVRLRD
- a CDS encoding L-threonylcarbamoyladenylate synthase encodes the protein MAKYYDVHPDNPQPRIISQVAAAIRADALIAYPTDSCYALGCRLGSKDGIDRIRAIRDLDDRHHFTLVCQDFAQLGQFVRVDKDVFRAIKASTPGSYTFILPATKEVPRMLQHPKKKTVGVRIPDHGVTQALLAELGEPLLSSTLLLPGEEEPMTQGWEIKDRLDHVVDGVLDSGDCGTEPTTVVDFSDGEAQIVRHGAGDTSRFE
- a CDS encoding dienelactone hydrolase family protein — protein: MTSVQGTAVDIRTEDGVADAYLAHSGDGTPRPGVLLYQDAFGLRPHLRAMADRLAEAGYTVLVPNVFYRHGRAPVVEMPEFIDFRARPEIFETLYPLMLSLTPELVERDAGAYLRWLEESELVADGPVALTGYCMGARLVMWTAGAYPDRVAAAAGFHGGGLATDAPDSPHLSAGRITAEVYFGHADNDQALPPEQIERFADALTAAGVRHTCEVYTGAHHGYTQADTVAYDEAGAERHWVALLDLLKRTF